In Balaenoptera ricei isolate mBalRic1 chromosome 7, mBalRic1.hap2, whole genome shotgun sequence, a single window of DNA contains:
- the CXCR4 gene encoding C-X-C chemokine receptor type 4 has protein sequence MDGFHIFSSDNYTEDDLGSGDYDSTKEPCFREENAHFNRIFLPTVYSIIFLTGIVGNGLVILVMGYQKKLRSMTDKYRLHLSVADLLFVLTLPFWAVDAVANWYFGKFLCKAVHVIYTVNLYSSVLILAFISLDRYLAIVHATNSQRPRKLLAEKVVYVGVWIPALLLTIPDFIFASIREADGRYICDRFYPSDLWLVVFQFQHIVVGLILPGIVILSCYCIIISKLSHSKGYQKRKALKTTVILILAFFACWLPYYIGISIDSFILLEIIQQGCEFESTVHKWISITEALAFFHCCLNPILYAFLGAKFKTSAQHALTSVSRGSSLKILSKGKRGGHSSVSTESESSSFHSS, from the exons ATGGACGGGTTCCAT ATATTCTCTTCAGATAATTACACAGAGGATGACTTGGGCTCAGGAGACTATGACTCCACAAAGGAACCCTGCTTCCGGGAGGAAAATGCCCATTTCAACCGTATCTTTCTGCCCACTGTCTACTCCATCATCTTCTTGACTGGCATAGTGGGTAACGGATTGGTCATCCTGGTCATGGGTTACCAGAAGAAACTGAGAAGCATGACAGACAAGTACAGACTGCACCTGTCTGTGGCAGACCTCCTCTTTGTCCTCACACTTCCCTTCTGGGCAGTTGATGCCGTGGCAAACTGGTACTTTGGGAAGTTCCTGTGCAAGGCAGTCCATGTCATCTACACAGTCAACCTCTACAGCAGTGTCCTCATCCTGGCCTTCATCAGTCTGGACCGGTACCTGGCTATCGTCCACGCCACCAACAGTCAGAGGCCAAGGAAGCTGTTGGCTGAAAAGGTGGTCTATGTTGGTGTCTGGATACCTGCTCTCCTGTTGACTATTCCCGATTTCATCTTTGCCAGCATCAGGGAGGCGGATGGGAGGTACATCTGCGACCGCTTCTATCCCAGCGACTTGTGGTTGGTGGTGTTCCAGTTTCAGCACATCGTGGTTGGCCTTATCCTGCCGGGTATCGTCATCCTGTCCTGCTATTGCATTATCATCTCCAAGCTGTCCCACTCCAAGGGCTACCAGAAGCGAAAGGCCCTCAAGACCACAGTTATCCTCATCCTGGCTTTCTTTGCCTGCTGGCTGCCCTACTACATTGGGATCAGCATCGACTCCTTCATCCTCCTGGAAATCATCCAGCAAGGGTGTGAGTTTGAGAGCACTGTGCACAAGTGGATTTCCATCACCGAGGCCCTAGCCTTTTTCCATTGTTGCCTGAATCCCATCCTCTATGCCTTCCTTGGGGCCAAATTTAAAACCTCTGCCCAGCATGCACTCACCTCTGTGAGCAGAGGGTCCAGCCTGAAGATCCTCTCCAAGGGAAAGCGGGGTGGACATTCTTCTGTTTCAACCGAGTCGGAGTCTTCGAGTTTTCACTCCAGCTAA